A portion of the Rhinolophus sinicus isolate RSC01 linkage group LG03, ASM3656204v1, whole genome shotgun sequence genome contains these proteins:
- the PIGH gene encoding phosphatidylinositol N-acetylglucosaminyltransferase subunit H isoform X1 codes for MEDEQSFSDICGGRLALQRRYYSPSCREFCLSSPRLSLRSLTVVTSTVWLAAYGLFTVCENSMVLSAAIFITLLGLLGYLHFVKIDQETLLIIDSLGIQMTSSYASGKESTTFIEMGKVKDVIINEAIYMQKVIYYLCILLKDPVEPHEISQVVPVFQVSSEHFAQVSSPKKSSTFPSLLRIHCYLRSVGM; via the exons ATGGAAGACGAGCAGAGCTTCTCGGATATCTGCGGCGGCCGCCTGGCCCTGCAGCGGCGCTACTACTCCCCATCCTGCCGGGAGTTCTGCCTCAGCTCCCCTCGGCTCTCGTTGCGCTCACTCACCGTTGTCACCAGCACCGTGTGGTTAGCGGCCTACGGACTCTTCACTGTCTGCGAG AACAGCATGGTCCTCTCTGCTGCCATCTTCATCACCCTCTTAGGGCTGCTTGGATACCTCCATTTTGTGAAGATTGATCAGGAGACTCTGTTAATCATTGATTCCCTTGGCATCCAGATGACTTCATCCTATGCCTCTGGCAAAGAAAGTACCACCTTCATTGAGATGGGCAAGGTGAAAGATGTTATTATTAATGAGGCTATTTACATG cagaAGGTGATTTACTACCTCTGCATTTTATTGAAGGATCCAGTGGAACCACATGAAATATCCCAAGTAGTACCTGTCTTCCAGGTGAGCTCAGAACACTTTGCTCAAGTTTCTTCTCCAAAGAAATCCTCTACCTTTCCCTCCTTGCTGCGTATCCACTGCTACTTACGTTCAGTAGGAATGTAA
- the PIGH gene encoding phosphatidylinositol N-acetylglucosaminyltransferase subunit H isoform X4, giving the protein MEDEQSFSDICGGRLALQRRYYSPSCREFCLSSPRLSLRSLTVVTSTVWLAAYGLFTVCENSMVLSAAIFITLLGLLGYLHFVKIDQETLLIIDSLGIQMTSSYASGKESTTFIEMGKVKDVIINEAIYMDPVEPHEISQVVPVFQSAKPRLDCLIEVYRSCQEILAHQKATSTSP; this is encoded by the exons ATGGAAGACGAGCAGAGCTTCTCGGATATCTGCGGCGGCCGCCTGGCCCTGCAGCGGCGCTACTACTCCCCATCCTGCCGGGAGTTCTGCCTCAGCTCCCCTCGGCTCTCGTTGCGCTCACTCACCGTTGTCACCAGCACCGTGTGGTTAGCGGCCTACGGACTCTTCACTGTCTGCGAG AACAGCATGGTCCTCTCTGCTGCCATCTTCATCACCCTCTTAGGGCTGCTTGGATACCTCCATTTTGTGAAGATTGATCAGGAGACTCTGTTAATCATTGATTCCCTTGGCATCCAGATGACTTCATCCTATGCCTCTGGCAAAGAAAGTACCACCTTCATTGAGATGGGCAAGGTGAAAGATGTTATTATTAATGAGGCTATTTACATG GATCCAGTGGAACCACATGAAATATCCCAAGTAGTACCTGTCTTCCAG AGTGCGAAGCCCCGGCTGGACTGCTTGATTGAAGTGTACAGAAGCTGCCAGGAGATCCTGGCACACCAGAAAGCCACATCCACAAGCCCATGA
- the PIGH gene encoding phosphatidylinositol N-acetylglucosaminyltransferase subunit H isoform X3: MEDEQSFSDICGGRLALQRRYYSPSCREFCLSSPRLSLRSLTVVTSTVWLAAYGLFTVCENSMVLSAAIFITLLGLLGYLHFVKIDQETLLIIDSLGIQMTSSYASGKESTTFIEMGKVKDVIINEAIYMKVIYYLCILLKDPVEPHEISQVVPVFQSAKPRLDCLIEVYRSCQEILAHQKATSTSP, encoded by the exons ATGGAAGACGAGCAGAGCTTCTCGGATATCTGCGGCGGCCGCCTGGCCCTGCAGCGGCGCTACTACTCCCCATCCTGCCGGGAGTTCTGCCTCAGCTCCCCTCGGCTCTCGTTGCGCTCACTCACCGTTGTCACCAGCACCGTGTGGTTAGCGGCCTACGGACTCTTCACTGTCTGCGAG AACAGCATGGTCCTCTCTGCTGCCATCTTCATCACCCTCTTAGGGCTGCTTGGATACCTCCATTTTGTGAAGATTGATCAGGAGACTCTGTTAATCATTGATTCCCTTGGCATCCAGATGACTTCATCCTATGCCTCTGGCAAAGAAAGTACCACCTTCATTGAGATGGGCAAGGTGAAAGATGTTATTATTAATGAGGCTATTTACATG aAGGTGATTTACTACCTCTGCATTTTATTGAAGGATCCAGTGGAACCACATGAAATATCCCAAGTAGTACCTGTCTTCCAG AGTGCGAAGCCCCGGCTGGACTGCTTGATTGAAGTGTACAGAAGCTGCCAGGAGATCCTGGCACACCAGAAAGCCACATCCACAAGCCCATGA
- the PIGH gene encoding phosphatidylinositol N-acetylglucosaminyltransferase subunit H isoform X2 has product MEDEQSFSDICGGRLALQRRYYSPSCREFCLSSPRLSLRSLTVVTSTVWLAAYGLFTVCENSMVLSAAIFITLLGLLGYLHFVKIDQETLLIIDSLGIQMTSSYASGKESTTFIEMGKVKDVIINEAIYMQKVIYYLCILLKDPVEPHEISQVVPVFQSAKPRLDCLIEVYRSCQEILAHQKATSTSP; this is encoded by the exons ATGGAAGACGAGCAGAGCTTCTCGGATATCTGCGGCGGCCGCCTGGCCCTGCAGCGGCGCTACTACTCCCCATCCTGCCGGGAGTTCTGCCTCAGCTCCCCTCGGCTCTCGTTGCGCTCACTCACCGTTGTCACCAGCACCGTGTGGTTAGCGGCCTACGGACTCTTCACTGTCTGCGAG AACAGCATGGTCCTCTCTGCTGCCATCTTCATCACCCTCTTAGGGCTGCTTGGATACCTCCATTTTGTGAAGATTGATCAGGAGACTCTGTTAATCATTGATTCCCTTGGCATCCAGATGACTTCATCCTATGCCTCTGGCAAAGAAAGTACCACCTTCATTGAGATGGGCAAGGTGAAAGATGTTATTATTAATGAGGCTATTTACATG cagaAGGTGATTTACTACCTCTGCATTTTATTGAAGGATCCAGTGGAACCACATGAAATATCCCAAGTAGTACCTGTCTTCCAG AGTGCGAAGCCCCGGCTGGACTGCTTGATTGAAGTGTACAGAAGCTGCCAGGAGATCCTGGCACACCAGAAAGCCACATCCACAAGCCCATGA